From uncultured Desulfobacter sp., the proteins below share one genomic window:
- a CDS encoding methylated-DNA--[protein]-cysteine S-methyltransferase: MKYRYINSKVGPLMLAGHTTLELICFSVNNKKKAPEIGWIEDNTIFPDAVSQLTAYFEGRLKQFDLDLVLNGTDFQKTVWQTLLTIPYGTTVTYGDIAERIHNPKAFRAVGLANRCNPIPIIIPCHRVIGKNGQLTGFAGGLDIKRFLLDLERS; the protein is encoded by the coding sequence ATGAAATACCGATACATAAATTCAAAGGTCGGCCCTTTGATGCTGGCCGGCCACACAACGCTTGAGCTTATCTGTTTCTCGGTCAATAACAAAAAAAAGGCCCCTGAAATCGGCTGGATAGAGGACAATACCATCTTTCCCGATGCAGTATCCCAACTGACCGCTTACTTTGAGGGCCGGTTAAAACAATTTGATCTTGATTTGGTGCTGAACGGAACAGATTTCCAAAAAACGGTCTGGCAGACGTTATTGACTATCCCTTACGGGACCACGGTAACCTACGGTGATATAGCTGAACGAATTCACAACCCTAAAGCATTCAGAGCCGTGGGGTTGGCGAACAGATGCAATCCTATCCCAATTATCATTCCCTGCCACCGTGTGATCGGCAAAAACGGTCAATTAACTGGATTTGCCGGCGGACTTGACATTAAACGATTTCTTCTGGATTTAGAAAGATCCTGA
- a CDS encoding UDP-glucuronic acid decarboxylase family protein: MKHIRKRVLVTGGAGFLGSHLCERLVEHGDDVLCLDNYFTGQKKNVEHLLGKPNFELLRHDITFPLYVEIDEIYNLACPASPIHYQHDPVQTTKTSVHGAINMLGLAKRTKAKIFQASTSEVYGDPRVHPQTEDYWGHVNPIGIRSCYDEGKRCAETLFFDYHRQHHLNIKVARIFNTYGPRMHPNDGRVVSNFIVQALKGEPITIYGDGSQTRSFCYVDDMVDAFIAFMATKDNITGPFNLGNPVEFSILELAETIIKLIETPSKIVFKPLPLDDPAQRKPDISMAQKNLGWEPKINLEDGLYNTIKFFKEIEI, translated from the coding sequence ATGAAACATATACGAAAACGCGTTTTGGTTACCGGCGGTGCCGGGTTTCTAGGGTCCCACTTGTGCGAAAGACTTGTTGAACATGGCGACGATGTTTTATGCTTAGACAACTATTTCACCGGTCAGAAAAAAAATGTTGAACATCTTTTAGGCAAACCCAATTTCGAGCTCTTAAGGCATGACATTACGTTTCCCCTGTATGTTGAAATTGATGAAATTTATAATCTCGCGTGCCCTGCATCGCCGATTCATTACCAGCATGATCCGGTACAAACGACTAAGACAAGTGTTCACGGCGCCATAAACATGCTTGGTTTGGCGAAAAGAACCAAGGCCAAAATTTTTCAGGCCTCTACCAGTGAGGTGTACGGTGATCCCCGGGTTCACCCACAAACAGAAGATTATTGGGGACATGTCAATCCAATCGGGATTCGCTCCTGCTATGACGAAGGGAAGCGATGTGCCGAGACTCTTTTTTTTGATTATCATCGCCAACATCATCTGAATATCAAAGTAGCACGTATTTTCAATACTTATGGTCCTAGGATGCATCCTAACGATGGGCGTGTGGTGTCTAATTTTATTGTTCAGGCTCTCAAAGGCGAACCTATAACCATTTATGGGGATGGCAGTCAGACAAGATCATTTTGTTATGTGGACGATATGGTCGATGCATTTATTGCTTTTATGGCAACAAAAGATAACATTACCGGTCCTTTTAACTTAGGAAACCCTGTGGAGTTCAGCATTCTTGAATTAGCAGAAACAATTATCAAACTTATAGAAACCCCATCAAAAATTGTATTTAAACCATTGCCGTTAGACGACCCGGCCCAGCGTAAACCGGATATTTCTATGGCCCAAAAAAATTTGGGATGGGAACCCAAGATTAATCTTGAAGACGGTCTGTATAACACTATAAAATTTTTTAAAGAAATCGAAATTTAA
- a CDS encoding MarR family winged helix-turn-helix transcriptional regulator: protein MIIPYNTTYFSPSKVYRRLSILMLIKDMPHSSQHLIAQKSHLSSSMVNIYIKELKQAGLITVSGKTNRTTEYHLTQKGQKKLFQDFISFSSEAVQIYASVKREIIRLLKRYETNGIRTVVLYGASDTAEVVVSAIPHTRLVVIGIVDGDPSKQGHIFNGTLIQAPEAISQIDPDAVLITSFARQDEIYNNIESILGEDIEVLTLTDLQQLQQTTLSEVVR, encoded by the coding sequence TTGATTATCCCTTACAACACCACCTATTTTTCGCCAAGCAAGGTATATCGAAGGCTTTCTATATTAATGCTCATCAAAGACATGCCCCATTCCAGCCAGCACCTTATCGCACAAAAAAGCCATTTAAGCAGTTCAATGGTAAACATATACATAAAAGAATTGAAGCAGGCAGGCCTGATTACTGTATCCGGAAAGACAAATCGCACAACGGAATATCATCTTACACAAAAAGGACAAAAAAAATTATTCCAGGATTTTATCTCCTTTTCATCCGAGGCCGTTCAAATTTATGCATCTGTAAAAAGGGAGATCATCCGGTTGCTTAAACGGTATGAAACCAATGGAATTCGCACTGTGGTCCTCTACGGGGCATCGGACACTGCGGAAGTTGTCGTGTCCGCCATTCCTCATACGAGGCTTGTTGTTATCGGTATTGTCGATGGAGATCCGTCCAAGCAAGGTCACATTTTTAATGGTACTTTGATTCAGGCACCTGAAGCCATTTCTCAGATTGATCCGGATGCGGTATTGATCACCTCTTTTGCCCGCCAGGATGAGATTTATAATAATATTGAGTCCATTCTTGGTGAAGATATAGAAGTCTTAACACTAACAGACCTGCAACAGCTTCAGCAAACAACTCTTTCGGAAGTCGTACGCTAA
- a CDS encoding N-acetylneuraminate synthase family protein — protein MIIGKRKIGQDHPTYIIAEAGINHNGSLKLAKELVDAAVEAGAHAVKFQKRDLISLYPEDMLNHPEKYEQSFQYIIPLLKRFELSSDDYVELRRYAEDKPIDFICTPFDIVSAKMIYNAGITAFKVASADLTNYPLLEYIASKDLPIIISTGMAYRHEIQQTVRFLNERTADYAILHCRSAYPVWPRDVNLKMINWLKQFDKPVGYSGHDIGIVIPLVAASMGACIIEKHLTLDPAMEGTDHKVSLDPYAFKRLVRDIEIADQAMGSRKRFLLRGEVLNREVFAKSLAAAEDIAPNTVITEAHIKVMGPGKGLHTSRKNDLIGKSIHRHIPQNTFFFDEDLETNGNGGFPHPSTYSFQSKWGLIARFNDFYDIISFDPEVIEIHLAEKDFATAFIPERCHRQELIIHAPEFIDGEIINLCHSDHTLRSKSVDLVQRTIALANEMSPCFQGTPKIVVHPDAVSLKEKLAKAPLRKALMQSLFEIDTTGVELLLENLPPYPWLFGGEWKGNFFMDADEIVSVCNEASLNIVFDLSHAALYCNAKGIDLKDYIQKVYPLIRHLHLADAYGVDGEGVQFGEGDIDLNRIMPLFSDYTESWVPEIWRGHLNNGRAFFKAISLVSKYMR, from the coding sequence ATGATAATCGGAAAACGAAAAATTGGTCAGGATCATCCGACATACATTATTGCAGAAGCCGGCATTAATCATAATGGGAGCCTTAAATTAGCAAAAGAATTGGTTGATGCAGCAGTTGAAGCCGGTGCACATGCCGTTAAATTTCAAAAAAGAGATCTTATAAGCCTTTATCCGGAAGATATGCTCAATCACCCTGAAAAGTATGAACAGAGCTTTCAGTATATCATTCCTCTCCTTAAAAGATTCGAACTATCAAGCGACGATTATGTCGAACTTAGAAGATATGCCGAGGATAAGCCCATTGACTTCATTTGTACGCCATTTGATATAGTCAGCGCCAAGATGATCTATAATGCCGGTATTACCGCATTTAAAGTTGCCTCGGCAGATCTGACAAATTATCCACTTTTGGAATATATTGCATCCAAAGATCTTCCTATTATTATTTCCACGGGAATGGCTTACAGGCATGAAATTCAGCAAACCGTTCGTTTTTTGAATGAACGGACCGCAGATTATGCCATTCTTCATTGTCGGAGTGCGTACCCGGTTTGGCCACGGGATGTGAACCTAAAAATGATTAACTGGCTAAAGCAATTTGATAAGCCTGTGGGATATTCCGGGCATGATATCGGCATTGTTATTCCACTTGTTGCAGCTTCCATGGGGGCATGTATTATTGAAAAGCACCTGACCCTTGATCCAGCCATGGAAGGTACCGACCATAAAGTCAGTCTTGACCCCTACGCGTTTAAACGACTGGTCAGAGATATTGAAATTGCTGATCAGGCCATGGGAAGCCGAAAGCGATTTCTTCTTCGCGGTGAAGTTCTCAATCGTGAAGTTTTTGCCAAGAGTCTTGCTGCGGCAGAAGATATTGCTCCAAACACTGTTATCACTGAAGCCCACATCAAAGTAATGGGGCCGGGTAAAGGCCTGCATACATCGAGAAAGAACGACTTAATCGGTAAGTCTATTCATCGCCACATCCCCCAAAACACCTTTTTTTTTGACGAGGATTTGGAAACAAATGGGAATGGCGGATTTCCCCACCCTTCGACCTATTCTTTTCAGAGTAAATGGGGGTTGATTGCACGGTTTAACGATTTTTATGATATCATCTCTTTTGATCCTGAAGTTATCGAAATCCATCTTGCAGAAAAAGATTTTGCCACCGCCTTTATTCCCGAACGTTGCCACAGGCAAGAATTAATTATTCATGCCCCGGAGTTTATTGATGGTGAGATCATAAATTTGTGCCATTCAGATCATACCCTACGATCCAAGTCCGTAGATCTTGTTCAAAGAACCATTGCTTTGGCCAATGAAATGAGTCCTTGTTTCCAGGGCACGCCTAAAATAGTGGTCCATCCGGATGCTGTCAGTCTAAAAGAGAAACTGGCCAAGGCACCGTTGCGAAAAGCGTTGATGCAATCTTTATTTGAAATAGATACCACAGGGGTTGAATTGCTTTTGGAAAACCTTCCTCCTTACCCATGGCTTTTTGGTGGAGAATGGAAGGGTAATTTTTTTATGGATGCAGATGAAATCGTGTCCGTATGCAATGAAGCTAGTCTTAATATAGTGTTTGATCTTTCCCACGCAGCCCTCTACTGCAACGCAAAAGGAATCGATCTAAAAGACTATATACAAAAAGTCTATCCGTTGATTCGACACCTTCACTTAGCCGATGCCTATGGTGTAGACGGCGAAGGCGTTCAATTCGGTGAAGGAGACATTGACCTCAATCGGATCATGCCGCTTTTTTCAGATTACACAGAATCATGGGTTCCTGAAATCTGGCGGGGACATCTGAACAACGGGCGGGCATTTTTTAAAGCGATCTCCTTAGTTTCAAAATATATGAGGTAA
- a CDS encoding sialidase family protein: MFERYIIFVQKENAFYHIPSIVTAPDGSILAFCEQRWQSPCDDVGECHIVMKKSKDNGQTWGDLTELRRKGGAKWHMGSAVTDSATGKVLLMCGGGWLQSADNGDTWTDWQPELNIRPPGGLGGTHGSAPGIQLSFGKHKDRLVWPARVNITNNGYNDQSIRDRREKCYSTAIFSDDHGTTLYRSNAFHQGTGEACLVERINGDIYFNARAYFDDFKRKTALSRDGGNSFSETKDAPILKELSQGCNASLIRYPKALLEKTGLSDRLGQDVILFANPDSDGPHREHGVVRLSTDGAETWQYSNAVTDFGEWFDYSSMTVAIDGTILLMYKTTLAMTGLPASSDECCSMALARFNLEWIMDLEQVT; encoded by the coding sequence ATGTTTGAACGATATATCATTTTTGTTCAAAAAGAGAATGCGTTCTACCATATCCCCTCTATTGTGACGGCCCCAGATGGCTCCATTCTGGCCTTTTGTGAACAACGATGGCAATCTCCATGTGACGATGTCGGCGAATGCCACATTGTGATGAAAAAAAGCAAAGATAATGGACAAACATGGGGGGATCTGACTGAACTGCGGAGAAAAGGAGGCGCTAAATGGCACATGGGTTCCGCAGTCACGGATAGTGCGACCGGCAAGGTCCTTCTTATGTGTGGCGGAGGCTGGCTTCAAAGTGCTGACAATGGCGATACGTGGACAGACTGGCAACCTGAACTTAACATACGCCCCCCTGGTGGTTTAGGCGGAACCCATGGCAGTGCTCCAGGCATTCAGCTCAGTTTCGGCAAACACAAAGATCGCCTTGTATGGCCGGCCAGGGTGAATATTACCAACAATGGATATAATGACCAGTCGATCAGAGATCGAAGGGAAAAATGTTACAGTACCGCCATCTTCAGTGATGACCACGGCACAACACTTTATCGGTCGAATGCATTCCACCAAGGCACAGGAGAGGCTTGCCTTGTGGAAAGAATCAACGGAGATATTTACTTTAATGCCCGGGCCTATTTTGATGACTTCAAGCGAAAAACCGCATTAAGTCGTGACGGCGGCAACTCTTTTAGCGAAACTAAAGATGCCCCGATCCTAAAGGAATTGTCCCAGGGGTGCAACGCCAGCTTGATCCGTTACCCCAAAGCCCTGCTTGAAAAAACAGGTTTGTCAGACCGTCTTGGACAAGATGTCATCCTCTTTGCCAACCCGGACAGTGACGGCCCTCACCGAGAACACGGCGTGGTCCGTCTAAGCACTGATGGCGCGGAAACCTGGCAATATTCCAACGCTGTAACTGATTTTGGAGAGTGGTTCGATTACTCAAGCATGACCGTGGCAATAGACGGCACGATTCTTTTAATGTACAAAACAACCCTTGCCATGACCGGCCTTCCTGCATCCTCCGATGAATGCTGTTCCATGGCCCTTGCGCGTTTTAACCTGGAATGGATAATGGATCTTGAGCAGGTAACATGA
- a CDS encoding class I SAM-dependent methyltransferase, with amino-acid sequence MMKEYHWINTKDLNLPSGQKIILFGAGKGSEDFFSFNKNTGLKSHVTAIIDNDKSMWGNTLFNVPIICPADLSKFKWDKIIVTSVSGREPIAAQLNEMGFSNPEDYLLIGKFPSNGQKNFSILCESLPENYCFSNKACLHIGPGGNFDFETILFQRQAHVTAIDKYDFGMDGKPEILQKINFLFPADIEAMPLEENSFDLVASFAVLEHTRCPEKALSEINRVLKPGGIAVQTIVTRDHRSFSSLNGYTPFSYRKYSDSEWDFISGQKFYQNRLMPCQWLDLARKTGLGILRYETLSKETITPEMKNDFHVDFDNFTIDKLEEVDCLLVASK; translated from the coding sequence ATGATGAAAGAATACCACTGGATTAATACAAAGGACTTGAACCTGCCATCAGGTCAAAAGATAATTCTTTTTGGTGCCGGGAAAGGAAGTGAAGATTTTTTCTCTTTCAATAAAAATACTGGTCTTAAATCTCATGTTACGGCAATTATAGACAATGACAAATCCATGTGGGGAAATACTTTGTTTAATGTACCCATTATCTGTCCTGCCGACTTGTCAAAATTTAAATGGGATAAAATTATTGTTACATCAGTTTCAGGACGGGAACCAATCGCAGCACAGCTTAACGAAATGGGCTTTTCTAATCCAGAAGATTATCTTCTCATAGGAAAATTTCCGTCAAACGGACAAAAAAATTTTTCAATATTGTGTGAATCTTTGCCAGAAAACTACTGTTTTTCAAACAAGGCGTGTTTACACATCGGTCCCGGTGGAAATTTTGATTTTGAAACAATTTTATTCCAAAGACAGGCTCATGTTACCGCCATCGATAAATATGATTTTGGCATGGATGGAAAACCAGAGATCCTGCAAAAGATAAATTTCCTTTTCCCTGCTGACATTGAAGCAATGCCGTTAGAAGAAAATAGCTTTGACTTAGTGGCCTCTTTTGCCGTCCTGGAACATACCCGTTGCCCTGAAAAAGCATTGAGCGAAATAAATAGGGTTCTCAAACCAGGCGGAATCGCCGTGCAGACCATTGTCACCAGAGATCATCGATCCTTCTCTTCCCTAAATGGGTACACCCCGTTTTCTTATCGAAAATACAGCGATTCAGAATGGGACTTCATAAGCGGACAAAAATTTTATCAAAACCGGCTTATGCCCTGCCAATGGCTTGATTTAGCAAGAAAAACCGGGCTAGGAATATTACGTTATGAAACGCTGAGCAAGGAAACAATTACTCCGGAAATGAAAAACGATTTCCATGTGGATTTTGATAATTTCACCATAGACAAACTTGAAGAAGTAGATTGCCTTCTGGTGGCAAGCAAATAA
- a CDS encoding glycosyltransferase: MTTKYPLISMIVPTYNQDKYLATCLDSIWFQDYPNLEILVVNDCSTDHTSEVLANFEQAVESEMVSYASRYNEKTNEIERTTHYRYHHQGRSLTILHNDKNLGSTRTYNRGFKQATGKYCTYIASDDICHPQMISELLAPLEAGEADFSYSDMFIVNDDGRILREFKLPDYSFNDCFKDWYLCGVSKLYRRDLHEKIGWYNNDFVANDHELYLRFALNGIRFKHISKTLYSVRTHDNREVNVHSPSNWSKLLDESRALVLQARDAYTNGKVE, encoded by the coding sequence ATGACAACAAAGTATCCTCTCATTTCAATGATTGTTCCCACCTATAATCAGGATAAATATCTTGCCACCTGTCTTGATTCAATATGGTTTCAGGATTACCCTAACCTTGAAATACTTGTTGTGAACGACTGTTCAACAGACCATACTTCGGAAGTTCTTGCAAATTTTGAACAGGCGGTAGAAAGTGAAATGGTATCCTATGCCTCTCGCTACAATGAAAAAACAAACGAAATAGAAAGAACGACCCATTACAGGTATCATCATCAGGGCAGGTCTTTAACTATTTTACATAACGATAAAAATTTGGGATCAACCCGTACCTACAATAGGGGATTCAAGCAAGCTACCGGAAAATATTGCACATATATTGCCTCGGACGACATTTGTCACCCCCAGATGATTTCTGAACTGTTAGCGCCGCTTGAGGCGGGCGAGGCCGATTTTTCATATTCAGATATGTTTATCGTGAATGACGACGGTCGTATTCTCAGGGAGTTTAAATTACCGGATTATAGCTTCAACGACTGCTTTAAAGATTGGTATCTTTGTGGCGTGAGCAAGCTTTACCGTCGAGATCTCCACGAAAAGATAGGATGGTACAACAACGATTTTGTAGCTAATGATCATGAATTGTATCTTCGATTTGCCCTGAACGGCATCCGGTTCAAACACATTTCCAAAACTTTGTACTCAGTTAGGACTCACGACAACCGAGAAGTTAATGTCCACAGCCCATCTAATTGGAGCAAATTATTGGACGAATCCCGCGCGTTAGTTCTTCAGGCGAGAGATGCATACACCAACGGGAAGGTCGAATAG
- a CDS encoding NAD-dependent epimerase/dehydratase family protein — MSVCIITGSGGLIGGETAGFFSAKGLDIVGIDNDMRSYFFGPQASTQWCIKKLQNTVPGYTHFSDDIRDEVAMNKIFSRYADNISVVVHTAAQPSHDWAAREPLTDFNINARATLILLEATRTYCPNAAFIYTSTNKVYGDTPNDLPLVEKETRFEIERSHPWFENGIDESMSIDASTHSVFGASKAAADIMVQEYGKYFGLKTVCFRGGCLTGSGHSGAELHGFLAYLVKCGISGTPYTVLGYKGKQVRDNIHSSDLVRMFWHYFKDPTVGEVYNAGGGRFSNCSMIEAIAICEKITGRTFNYTYSDHNRVGDHIWWISDTSKFQTRYPNWKHTYGIKMIIQEIYDNQRSYTSSPHIND, encoded by the coding sequence ATGAGTGTTTGCATTATTACCGGATCTGGAGGGCTTATCGGAGGAGAAACTGCTGGGTTCTTTAGCGCAAAAGGTCTTGATATCGTCGGTATCGACAATGATATGCGCAGCTACTTTTTCGGGCCGCAGGCCTCGACACAGTGGTGTATTAAAAAACTTCAGAACACAGTACCCGGTTATACACATTTTTCTGACGATATTCGGGATGAAGTCGCCATGAACAAAATCTTCAGCCGATATGCAGATAACATATCCGTGGTCGTCCATACAGCCGCCCAACCATCCCATGACTGGGCGGCCCGGGAGCCACTTACTGATTTTAACATCAATGCTCGAGCAACATTGATCCTTCTGGAAGCAACCCGGACATACTGTCCCAATGCCGCATTCATATATACATCGACCAACAAGGTCTATGGAGACACCCCCAATGATCTGCCGCTTGTAGAAAAGGAAACCCGGTTTGAGATTGAAAGATCCCACCCCTGGTTTGAAAATGGAATTGATGAGTCCATGAGCATTGATGCCAGCACCCACAGCGTATTTGGTGCCTCCAAAGCGGCCGCCGATATCATGGTTCAAGAATACGGAAAATATTTTGGTCTAAAGACAGTGTGTTTTCGGGGTGGGTGTCTTACCGGTTCAGGCCATAGTGGTGCCGAACTTCACGGATTTTTAGCCTACCTTGTCAAATGCGGTATTTCAGGAACGCCGTATACCGTTTTGGGCTACAAGGGTAAACAGGTTAGGGATAATATCCACAGCTCCGACCTGGTTCGTATGTTTTGGCACTACTTTAAAGATCCGACGGTCGGCGAAGTTTATAATGCCGGGGGCGGACGTTTTTCCAATTGCTCAATGATAGAAGCTATCGCCATATGCGAGAAGATCACGGGCCGAACCTTTAACTACACCTATTCTGATCATAACCGAGTCGGCGATCACATCTGGTGGATATCGGATACCTCTAAATTCCAGACCCGTT